TCGCCCTTCATGACGCCACATCCTCTTTCGTTTTCCGCGCGGCGCGCGCGGCATTGCAGGGTGCCGACACTGTCGTCGGTATCCTTAGAATAGTTCTATGAAAGAGGATGCACGGTCAAGCTGCGGTGTCGCCGCGCCGTGCGCGCGGCGGGGAAACTTTAGTCGCGCTGGGGCGCATGGGCCGCGCAGGCGCAGCCCGAGGGGCAGGCACCGGCGGCGCCGAGGGCTTCGTTCATGATCTTGCGGATTGTGCGGGCGCAGCGGCCGCACTGGGCGCTGCAGCCGAGGCAACCGTAAACCTGCCCGGTGGTGCGCGGCGACGCCGTCGCGCAGGCGCTGCGCACGGCCTTGTCGCTCAACACGTTGCAGGAGCAGACGATCATGGAAACCCGGCAGAAAAGCTGACCCTTTCAGTCAGCCCCGATTTGCTACCGGCGGCTTTGCGCCAAGTCAAAGAAATTCGCAGTTTAAAAGCATTCTAGTGTATTGAAATATAACGGCTTTTTCGCTTACAGCAGTTCGGAATTTTTCTAGGAAAGGGACAAAATACAAGGCCGGAAAAGGATTTAGCGGCGGAAGAGA
The Pseudolabrys sp. FHR47 genome window above contains:
- a CDS encoding bacterioferritin-associated ferredoxin codes for the protein MIVCSCNVLSDKAVRSACATASPRTTGQVYGCLGCSAQCGRCARTIRKIMNEALGAAGACPSGCACAAHAPQRD